The Actinomadura sp. WMMB 499 genome includes a window with the following:
- a CDS encoding Uma2 family endonuclease: MTAEMMAPAWMHEQITAEEYESWSEEQCAGIEIVDGMVVVSPSPSKRHNRPARIVANALDAAAGAEWNADTDFDVRLQDVPLTNRRPDVVVYRADTIDITPTRPEHVLLVAEVVSAGSETTDRIVKVDQYAKAGIGFYWRIEQAATGVPLVYTYVLDPATKTYRDGDVFTGVLKAAAPFPVEIDLGQI, translated from the coding sequence ATGACGGCCGAGATGATGGCCCCGGCGTGGATGCATGAGCAGATCACGGCGGAGGAGTACGAGTCCTGGTCCGAGGAACAGTGTGCCGGTATCGAGATCGTGGACGGGATGGTCGTCGTGAGCCCGAGTCCGTCCAAGCGGCACAACCGGCCGGCCCGGATCGTGGCGAACGCCCTGGATGCCGCTGCGGGCGCGGAGTGGAACGCCGACACGGACTTCGACGTCCGGCTTCAGGACGTCCCGCTCACCAACCGGCGACCGGACGTCGTCGTGTACCGCGCAGACACGATCGACATCACCCCCACCCGCCCCGAGCACGTGCTGCTGGTCGCGGAGGTGGTGTCGGCAGGCTCGGAGACCACCGACCGGATCGTGAAGGTCGACCAGTACGCCAAGGCAGGTATCGGCTTTTACTGGCGGATCGAGCAGGCCGCGACAGGCGTTCCTCTCGTGTACACCTACGTTCTCGACCCCGCGACGAAGACCTACCGGGACGGAGACGTGTTCACCGGCGTCCTCAAGGCGGCGGCCCCCTTCCCGGTGGAGATCGACCTCGGCCAGATCTGA
- a CDS encoding dienelactone hydrolase family protein, translated as MRFTSESRLDDGVLERDFTLGGIPGVLWTPGSASAPAPLILAGHPGGLDGMRPRLAGRARHSAEHGFASATIELPGSGDRPRRPAAEQARADLRRAIEAGEPVGEDIVDRLVLPLVDEAVPEWRAALDDLLALPEIGGPVGYSGGVISVGIRLAVVEPRISAAVLFAGSFVPRVMFEEARRVTIPLHVLLQWDDEWNDRQAALDLFDVFGSREKTLHANMGGHTGVPQHAGDAAARFFDRHLK; from the coding sequence GTGCGATTCACTTCCGAAAGCCGCCTCGACGACGGCGTCCTCGAACGCGACTTCACGCTCGGCGGCATCCCCGGCGTCCTGTGGACGCCCGGATCCGCGTCCGCACCGGCGCCGCTGATCCTGGCCGGCCACCCCGGTGGGCTGGACGGCATGCGCCCCCGGCTGGCGGGGCGGGCCCGGCACTCGGCGGAGCACGGCTTCGCCTCGGCCACCATCGAGCTTCCCGGGAGCGGTGACCGGCCCCGCCGGCCCGCCGCCGAACAGGCCCGTGCCGACCTGCGCCGGGCGATCGAGGCCGGTGAGCCGGTCGGCGAGGACATCGTCGACCGGCTCGTCCTTCCGCTGGTCGACGAGGCGGTCCCGGAATGGCGGGCCGCCCTGGACGATCTCCTCGCACTCCCCGAGATCGGCGGCCCGGTCGGGTACTCGGGGGGAGTGATCTCCGTCGGCATCCGGCTGGCGGTGGTCGAACCGCGGATCTCGGCCGCCGTCCTGTTCGCCGGGAGCTTCGTGCCTCGCGTCATGTTCGAGGAGGCCCGGCGCGTCACCATCCCGCTGCACGTCCTGCTGCAGTGGGACGACGAGTGGAACGACCGGCAGGCGGCCCTCGACCTCTTCGACGTGTTCGGCAGCAGGGAGAAGACGCTGCACGCGAACATGGGCGGGCACACCGGCGTCCCGCAGCACGCGGGGGACGCCGCGGCCCGGTTCTTCGACCGGCACCTGAAGTGA